The sequence taatttgctCCCTATATATACCATCTCTTCTTCCTCGCTTCCTTCTCTATCGCTCACAACTTTACATTCTTTACACAGCCAAAGGCGTAGAACCACAGCAGAGCTCAAAAATGGCGGAAGGGCTTGTTCTGCGAGGCACAATGAGGGCTCACACCGACATGGTGACGGCCATCGCTACTCCCATCGACAATTCTGATATGATTGTCACCTCCTCCCGTGACAAATCCATCATCTTATGGCGTCTCACCAAGGAAGAGAAAACCTACGGTGTTCCTCAACGAAGGCTCAATGGTCACTCCCACTTTGTTCAAGATGTTGTCCTCTCATCCGACGGTCAGTTCGCCCTATCTGGTTCCTGGGACGGCGAGCTCCGCCTCTGGGACCTCGCTACTGGCGTTACATCCCGTCGATTCGTCGGACATTCCAAAGATGTTCTCTCCGTCGCCTTCTCCATCGACAATCGCCAGATCGTCTCCGCCTCTCGTGACCGAACGATCAAGCTATGGAACACTCTCGGTGAGTGCAAGTACACAATCCAGGACGGCGACGCTCATTCTGACTGGGTTAGCTGTGTTAGATTTAGCCCTAACACCCTCCAGCCAACTATTGTTTCGGCGTCTTGGGACAAGACCGTGAAAGTCTGGAACTTGACCAATTGCAAGTTGAGAGTTACTCTCGCTGGTCACGCTGGTTATGTTAACACGGTGGCTGTTTCGCCGGATGGGTCTCTGTGCGCTAGCGGAGGGAAAGACGGAGTGATTTTGCTGTGGGATTTGGCTGAGGGTAAGAGACTTTATTCCTTGGATGCCGGATCGATTATTCATGCTCTTTGTTTCAGCCCCAACAGGTACTGGCTCTGTGCTGCAACTGAGAGCAGTATTAAGATCTGGGATTTGGAGAGCAAAAGCATTGTGGAGGATTTGAAAGTCGATTTAAAAACCGAGGCGGAGAAAACTGATGACACCCATGCTGCGACTGCCAACAAGATTAAGGTATATTTGTTTTTCCCTGTTCATATTGTACTTGACTCATTCTTCAATTCTATCAAATTTGAGGCATTCCAATTGTTCTATGCAAATTTGAGGCATTTCAATTGTTTTTCTATGTTCGTTGATGATTGATCGATTTATTCTGGTGCCTGCGAATACTAATCACATTGTCTTAGTAGTATACCATGTTATTAACATTCAACTTGATTATTCTGAAGTATGAAATGTCGTATAATTGGTGTAGTTTCACAATGTTTTCAGAGCTTAATCACGATTCTAACTATAGAGTCACTTACATATGATAGTTGTCCCAATTTTCTTATTGTTTATATATTACCCATTTGAAGTGCATCCGGAATAGATTAGTGATTTTGTCTATATTTCTATCTGGAAATGTCTTGGGATTATGTTTATGCCTCATAATGAAGTGAAACTTGCACATTTCGAAGTCACATGCCGttctttagtcaaattttatgcAAAAATTTAGATATTGGTATGCATGATTCGCAGGGGAAATCTTCCTTTTTGATGACTGGTTGTCAATTTTTATACAAGCAAACCTCAATTTTTGAACTCGTGCTTCCTTTTGATGAATTTATTCGTTCGTCTATAACTGATTCAAAGTTTTTTGTTGGATTTGCAGGTTATTTACTGCACAAGTTTGAGCTGGAGCGCAGATGGGAGCACATTGTTTGGTGGCTACACAGATGGAGTCGTTAGAGTTTGGGGAATTGGTCGTTATTAGAAGAAATATCCATCATGATTATTTGCAGACGCacttttttgtttctattttgagAAGAAACTTGTTAAACCTTAATCCTTACAAGTATCAGTGTTTAGAATTTTCTTTAGGGTTTTGCTGGGAGTGATGAtgaatcatttggtttttaatttaatgTTGAAGATTACTTTTGAGGTCAACAATGTTTTGTCTTTGAGATATGCCAAAATTCAGAGGTTTAAAGTTTCTGATATTTTCTTTAAGAGAGGGTATCATAGTTGCATGCTTCTATAAAGGCTTCGATGTGATGCTGCTGCCACATATAAGCTAACTTATGCATCATCTAAAATTAATCTATGGTGAATGAATGATGTTTTGCAAAGAATCTCTATTGGCATTTGTAGCAAAAGCCATGAAGTAATTTCGGGCCGTAGTTAATGTCTGCTCCTATGCGACAAGGTgattaaattcatattaatgTTGTATTGAAATCAGACTGCGAAACAAAGACTTCCATGTATATTTGTTTCAAGGTTCCCCCCACCCCCCTTAGATGCGTGAATTTTAAAAGACTGAGTGTAAATGgactttcttttctctttcatcTGTTACTGTGTTACTGTTGATTTGTGATTTTCCCCCTGTTGATTCTGTATTCCACGCAATATCAAGTTGTTTAGATTAATAATTTTCTCCCACTAACTCATGAGTATTGTTATTTTGCCGTCAACCCTAGTACATGTTCCACAATGCTACCAGCAATTGTTTCATTAGAAATCCTCTTTTTCTCGGCCAGATCCCTCCACCATTGCGAACTCCAGTTAGATTTAGGTATGATACACTTCTAAATTTCGGAATCCGGGGACCTCATGGTTCAGTCAAGAGCTGGGAAGAAGAGTGCCTCGAGGCTGATTTTCCTATCCCGTGTCCGGTTTTATAACTTTATTTCATGGTATTTACATGAGAGTCAATTGTTAGAAATGAATAAGGGGCATTGAATACATATGATGAGCTTATATTTTTTGGGTTTAGAAAAGTGCggatttttcaaaaagaaaatcttaTGATAATCATGCGTAGAATATTAAAGGGTAGTATTATGTTCAagcaaatttcaataaattgtgATTGGTTCTATTTTCACTCTTTTTTTGATGTATTGCAATGGATTCAGCaaaattcgataattaaactaGTGCTTGATTGGATAGAATAGTATATGGAAGACATGTACCAAGCAAGGTGGACAATAGGTGGGAGAAATGGAGGTTTGGGCTCAAGGATTTGGTGTTGCTCATATTTTACAAGAGATGCTTACTTATAAATCTAATCTGATCAATATTAGAGCTTGGCAAGAAGTACTTGGTACTACTATAATTAGAGGAACAATTCCTAAACTTGAGGATACTCCAGAATCTTTTTTTGAGAATTACAAACTTTGGCTTTGGAATAGAATCATTTCTTGTATCTAAAAAGAACTTCCAGATTAATAGGAAGGAAACTTAATCAAAATCAAGGCATAGAGGAACTACATTAATCCATTCTAAACTTGGATGAAATAAAGAAATACCATCTCCCAATTGGGTCTCAACTATTAGTAAAGCAGTCATACTTTACTTAAAACAAAACTTGGTTAAGTGGTTCTTTCTAAAAGGCGTGAAtgcaaataaaaaacatctccT comes from Benincasa hispida cultivar B227 chromosome 2, ASM972705v1, whole genome shotgun sequence and encodes:
- the LOC120071448 gene encoding guanine nucleotide-binding protein subunit beta-like protein, coding for MAEGLVLRGTMRAHTDMVTAIATPIDNSDMIVTSSRDKSIILWRLTKEEKTYGVPQRRLNGHSHFVQDVVLSSDGQFALSGSWDGELRLWDLATGVTSRRFVGHSKDVLSVAFSIDNRQIVSASRDRTIKLWNTLGECKYTIQDGDAHSDWVSCVRFSPNTLQPTIVSASWDKTVKVWNLTNCKLRVTLAGHAGYVNTVAVSPDGSLCASGGKDGVILLWDLAEGKRLYSLDAGSIIHALCFSPNRYWLCAATESSIKIWDLESKSIVEDLKVDLKTEAEKTDDTHAATANKIKVIYCTSLSWSADGSTLFGGYTDGVVRVWGIGRY